A section of the Coleofasciculus sp. FACHB-T130 genome encodes:
- a CDS encoding outer membrane beta-barrel protein translates to MDFWNLLLWLTTLNVTKQLKTRELKEVIMNRALKSVAKISVLSALAIAPVLMSSLDASAKPTGTRANYVGVGGSASVTNGGQDGDAAAVGGVIQGRYAVPKTPVSIRGSVQFTNETSTIIPMVTYDVPVTNKANFYVGGGYGLHESEGKPSTFGNRNAPVVTAGVEAEVAKNVVVFSDAKLGIKPYENSPASSVSVQLGVGYGF, encoded by the coding sequence ATGGATTTCTGGAACCTTTTGCTTTGGCTAACGACTTTGAATGTAACAAAGCAACTGAAAACCAGAGAATTGAAGGAAGTAATTATGAATCGCGCTCTCAAATCCGTAGCTAAAATTTCCGTACTATCTGCACTAGCGATCGCTCCTGTTTTAATGTCTAGTTTGGATGCTTCTGCAAAACCCACTGGAACACGAGCAAATTATGTCGGAGTTGGTGGTTCTGCTAGCGTTACAAATGGCGGACAAGATGGCGATGCTGCCGCAGTCGGTGGTGTGATTCAAGGCCGCTATGCGGTTCCCAAGACGCCAGTTTCTATTAGAGGTTCCGTACAGTTCACCAACGAAACCAGCACTATCATTCCGATGGTTACTTATGATGTGCCTGTTACCAATAAAGCCAACTTCTACGTTGGTGGTGGCTACGGTTTGCATGAATCGGAAGGCAAACCATCTACCTTCGGCAACCGCAATGCGCCTGTAGTCACGGCTGGCGTCGAAGCAGAAGTTGCCAAGAACGTTGTAGTCTTCAGCGATGCCAAACTGGGAATCAAGCCTTACGAAAACAGTCCTGCTTCTTCTGTTAGCGTCCAGCTAGGAGTCGGCTACGGATTCTAA
- the sir gene encoding sulfite reductase, ferredoxin dependent — protein sequence MVKSPISPVQKLSKVEGLKERSNFLREPVATELLEDTNSFTEDATQILKFHGSYQQDNRDNRVKGQEKDYQFMLRTRNPGGFIPPQLYLTLDRLAEEYGNGTLRATTRQGFQLHGILKKNLKASIAAIIKNMGSTLGACGDLNRNVMTPPAPYKNRRDYEYTWEYANNIADLLAPQTGAYYEIWLDGEKSISAEENPEVKAARQRNGNGTVVHGKEEPLYGDRYMPRKFKCAVTVPGDNSVDLYSQDVSLVVITNTEGELEGFNVFAGGGLGRTHNKEETFPRMADPIGYVEKQDIYDLIKAIVATQRDYGDRTNRRHARMKYLIEDWGVEKFRAKVEEYFGKPLAAFKELPAFKYKDFLGWNEQGDGKLFLGIPIENGRVKDEGNFKLRTALREIVQKFSLPIRLTPNQNLLFYEIDPAQKTEIQQILDRCGVQADPNQLDPLVRYSMACPAMPTCGLAITESERIMPDLLNRVRALLKKVGLENEHFIVRMTGCPNGCARPYLAELGFVGSAAESYQIWLGASRDQTRLSRAYMDRLHINELETELEPIFVYFKQSRQPQEGFGDFCDRVGFDAIRQFTVDYESEAVSPQSDTGLINEVVLPEESEIAVAAKIRRRINVRDDVYSRLKAEAARQGKPMTQLATEIIEAFLQANQKPNE from the coding sequence ATGGTTAAATCTCCGATTTCCCCAGTCCAAAAGCTTTCTAAAGTAGAAGGACTCAAAGAACGCAGCAACTTTTTACGCGAACCTGTGGCAACTGAGCTACTGGAAGACACCAACAGCTTCACAGAAGATGCCACCCAGATTCTCAAATTTCACGGATCGTACCAGCAGGATAACCGGGACAACCGGGTGAAGGGTCAGGAAAAAGATTACCAGTTCATGCTGCGTACCCGTAATCCGGGGGGATTCATTCCACCGCAACTGTATCTGACCTTAGACCGACTGGCTGAGGAATATGGCAATGGAACGCTACGCGCTACGACTCGCCAGGGTTTTCAGCTGCATGGAATTTTAAAGAAAAATCTCAAAGCATCCATCGCTGCCATCATTAAAAACATGGGGTCAACCCTGGGAGCCTGCGGCGACCTCAACCGCAATGTGATGACGCCCCCAGCGCCTTATAAAAATCGCCGGGACTACGAATATACCTGGGAGTATGCCAACAATATTGCTGACCTACTGGCACCGCAAACAGGTGCATATTATGAAATTTGGCTGGATGGCGAAAAGTCCATTAGCGCGGAAGAAAACCCAGAGGTAAAGGCGGCGCGGCAACGCAACGGCAACGGCACCGTCGTCCACGGGAAAGAAGAACCGCTATATGGCGATCGCTATATGCCCCGGAAATTTAAGTGTGCCGTAACGGTACCAGGGGATAATTCGGTTGACCTCTATTCCCAAGATGTCAGTTTGGTGGTGATTACCAACACCGAGGGAGAACTAGAGGGATTTAATGTCTTTGCGGGTGGTGGTTTAGGACGCACTCACAACAAAGAAGAGACGTTTCCCCGGATGGCAGATCCCATCGGGTATGTAGAGAAACAAGATATCTACGATCTGATCAAAGCGATTGTCGCCACTCAAAGAGATTATGGCGATCGCACCAACCGCCGTCATGCGCGGATGAAATACTTAATTGAAGATTGGGGCGTCGAGAAGTTCCGCGCCAAAGTCGAAGAATACTTTGGCAAACCGCTAGCAGCTTTTAAAGAGTTACCGGCTTTTAAATACAAAGATTTCTTGGGATGGAACGAACAAGGCGACGGCAAGCTGTTTCTGGGAATTCCGATTGAAAATGGTCGGGTAAAGGACGAAGGTAACTTCAAGCTAAGAACTGCACTGCGGGAAATCGTGCAGAAGTTCTCGCTACCGATTCGCCTGACACCCAACCAAAACTTGCTGTTTTACGAAATTGACCCGGCGCAGAAAACCGAAATTCAGCAGATTCTTGACCGCTGTGGCGTTCAGGCAGACCCCAATCAACTTGACCCGTTGGTGCGCTATTCGATGGCTTGCCCCGCCATGCCGACTTGCGGCTTGGCGATTACCGAATCGGAACGGATCATGCCGGATCTCTTGAATCGGGTTCGGGCGCTGCTGAAAAAAGTGGGATTGGAAAACGAACACTTTATCGTGCGGATGACGGGTTGCCCGAATGGTTGCGCTCGTCCCTATCTGGCAGAATTAGGATTTGTCGGGAGTGCGGCTGAATCTTATCAGATTTGGCTAGGGGCTTCACGCGACCAAACGCGACTCTCTAGAGCCTATATGGATCGGCTGCACATTAACGAGCTAGAAACCGAATTAGAGCCGATTTTCGTTTACTTCAAGCAGTCGCGGCAACCCCAAGAAGGTTTTGGGGATTTCTGCGATCGCGTTGGTTTTGATGCGATTCGTCAATTTACAGTTGACTATGAGTCAGAAGCAGTCTCTCCTCAGTCAGATACCGGGTTGATTAATGAGGTGGTGCTGCCAGAAGAATCAGAAATTGCAGTTGCAGCTAAAATCCGTCGTCGGATCAATGTCCGGGATGATGTTTACAGCCGCTTGAAAGCAGAAGCAGCCCGTCAGGGTAAGCCCATGACTCAATTGGCAACTGAGATAATCGAAGCTTTCTTGCAGGCGAATCAAAAGCCTAACGAGTAA
- a CDS encoding general stress protein produces the protein MTVAENKRAVGVFSNRQDAETALDEVNKAGFPIDRVSVITTQAKPDDQLAGANMSDRIGDEASVTAATKANANTNVGLFGGIFTSLSTLAVPGVGAVMAAGGLGLTLAGTIAGVGIGTAATNRLIEALTDLGIHEDDAKVYSDRLFYNYYLVIVDGTDEEIAKVEGVFRERGIQDWAVYNRPNDSPVLS, from the coding sequence ATGACTGTAGCTGAAAATAAGCGTGCTGTGGGGGTATTTTCTAATCGTCAAGATGCAGAAACTGCACTCGATGAAGTTAACAAAGCTGGCTTCCCAATAGATAGGGTTTCGGTAATTACCACACAAGCAAAACCTGACGATCAACTTGCCGGTGCGAATATGAGCGATCGCATTGGTGATGAAGCTAGCGTCACTGCTGCCACAAAAGCCAACGCAAATACTAACGTTGGGCTGTTTGGTGGCATATTCACCAGTCTTAGCACTTTAGCAGTTCCTGGTGTGGGGGCTGTAATGGCAGCGGGTGGTCTGGGCTTGACACTAGCCGGTACGATTGCTGGTGTTGGGATTGGAACAGCGGCAACGAATCGCCTGATTGAGGCATTAACCGATCTCGGCATTCATGAAGATGACGCTAAAGTTTATAGCGATCGCCTGTTCTACAATTACTATTTGGTAATTGTGGATGGAACAGACGAGGAAATCGCCAAAGTTGAAGGAGTTTTTCGCGAGCGGGGAATTCAGGATTGGGCTGTTTATAACCGACCCAACGATTCACCTGTCTTGTCCTAA
- a CDS encoding PleD family two-component system response regulator: MLSLPQEPSIVLVVDDDRIMRQLLCQAMQQEGYQVVEASNGEECLSAYVRFQPHIVLLDAMMPVMDGFTCCSRLQDIPSCDRTPVLMITGLDDKESVDRAFEVGAIDFVTKPIHWPVLRQRVRRLIQQFQLYQQLEVANRDLQRLATFDSLTGLANRRRFDEYLGQEWRRMLREQLPLSLIFCDIDFFKTYNDTYGHQAGDICLQTVASALFRVVKRSTDLVARYGGEEFAVILPNTSAAGGLQVATEIRQAVKSLEIVHTKSAVSQYVTLSLGVAGAIPLHDASPEALLKEADEALYRAKAGGRDRVCS, from the coding sequence ATGCTTTCCCTTCCCCAAGAACCCTCTATCGTCCTCGTGGTAGACGACGACAGAATCATGCGTCAGCTACTGTGTCAAGCAATGCAACAGGAAGGATACCAGGTTGTTGAAGCGAGCAATGGAGAGGAGTGCTTGAGTGCTTATGTTCGCTTTCAGCCGCATATTGTCTTGCTCGATGCCATGATGCCGGTAATGGATGGCTTCACTTGCTGCTCCAGGCTACAAGACATCCCTTCATGCGATCGCACTCCCGTATTGATGATTACAGGTCTTGACGACAAAGAATCCGTTGACCGAGCTTTTGAAGTCGGAGCCATTGATTTCGTTACCAAACCTATTCACTGGCCCGTACTGCGTCAGCGGGTGAGGCGTTTAATCCAACAATTTCAACTTTATCAACAACTGGAGGTGGCAAACCGAGACTTGCAGCGACTTGCGACCTTCGACAGTCTGACGGGACTGGCAAACCGCCGTCGATTTGATGAGTATCTTGGTCAAGAGTGGCGGCGAATGTTACGCGAACAACTGCCCCTGTCTCTCATCTTCTGCGATATCGATTTTTTCAAAACCTACAACGATACTTACGGGCATCAAGCTGGAGATATTTGTTTACAAACTGTTGCTAGTGCCCTGTTTCGGGTGGTCAAGCGCTCGACAGATTTAGTCGCACGCTATGGCGGCGAAGAATTTGCAGTGATTTTGCCTAATACCTCTGCTGCGGGTGGGTTGCAAGTCGCAACGGAAATTCGACAGGCTGTGAAATCTTTAGAAATTGTTCATACCAAGTCTGCTGTTAGCCAGTATGTAACGCTGAGTTTGGGTGTCGCTGGCGCGATTCCTTTGCATGACGCCTCGCCAGAAGCGTTACTTAAGGAAGCCGATGAGGCGTTGTATCGGGCAAAAGCAGGGGGACGCGATCGCGTATGCTCCTAG
- a CDS encoding FecR family protein, with protein MKSRRAFVSLLLLVALLSIGTDSVAKPLQVRLNRRLEVVSYAGKVTYKLRDAAGSVRVGLRLEDVGDTITTGDESKAVLAVDTGIGFVNVSENTTLQVQQLQTMPDGGKITRLQVTGGQARLEVRPFTNPNSRFEIKTPAGLSGVRGTQFGVSVKPNGKTSVATLEGSVVEEAQGQAVEVNAGFRTLVIPGEPPSQPIPLKEEGELEIRVLAAIEGDRVRIRGLIDPFNLLIVASTLQNVERTGEFDITVPLPKQRKIQAVVVTPLGQRQAYELLVP; from the coding sequence GTGAAAAGTCGTAGAGCATTCGTGTCTCTCCTGCTGTTGGTGGCTCTCTTAAGCATCGGTACAGACTCAGTGGCAAAACCTTTGCAGGTTCGACTCAACCGACGGTTAGAAGTCGTTTCCTATGCAGGTAAAGTCACCTATAAACTTAGAGACGCTGCTGGGTCGGTTAGGGTCGGCTTGCGCCTTGAGGATGTGGGGGATACTATCACAACAGGCGACGAGTCTAAAGCCGTCCTAGCCGTCGATACCGGCATTGGCTTCGTGAATGTCTCAGAAAATACCACTCTGCAAGTACAACAATTGCAGACAATGCCTGATGGGGGTAAAATTACGCGGCTTCAAGTCACGGGGGGACAAGCTCGCCTGGAGGTACGACCGTTTACCAATCCTAATTCGCGCTTTGAAATTAAAACACCTGCCGGTTTGAGTGGCGTTCGCGGGACGCAATTTGGTGTGAGCGTCAAACCCAATGGCAAGACGAGCGTTGCCACCCTAGAAGGGAGCGTGGTCGAAGAAGCTCAGGGGCAAGCCGTAGAAGTCAATGCTGGGTTTCGGACTTTAGTGATTCCTGGCGAACCCCCTTCCCAACCAATTCCTTTAAAAGAAGAGGGTGAATTAGAGATCCGAGTTCTGGCGGCGATAGAGGGCGATCGCGTACGCATTCGCGGTCTAATCGATCCGTTCAATCTGTTGATCGTGGCGTCTACTTTACAGAATGTGGAGCGCACTGGTGAATTTGATATTACAGTACCACTGCCTAAGCAACGGAAAATTCAAGCGGTTGTGGTAACTCCTTTGGGACAACGGCAGGCGTATGAACTGCTGGTTCCGTGA
- a CDS encoding ATP-binding protein — MSILNNQANSASQKSSREAFPKLGKFNFSKAFWSRLPKKQHRYKQRWQPRDLIVLSILAGSTLGVSAIAVVSYQVVRGLILENLQQQALLKVQQGRDEIDQWLSNRKTEVEMLANSPLVRSIDWSVAQPYLKWELQRFKEIHQLSIVNSEGWGANTSVGPHRKNIKDREWFIKAISGQVSAANPVVSRTTGLLQINISAPIMGDSGTQVLGAMGGAIKVDRVIQVVSRLQEGAGSYAFALNSTGVAIAHPDPKMIGSAEHEAPSFLQSSNPALAAIAQHMVAKQAGIELIRVNDRWNYVAYVPLKEADWSIALVIPRQNIESNLGALNLLATVLGGLLLIALIGAWRQVQLFEQTRTRAEQEALLNRLVCRIRESLELQTIVQTTVTELATLTQLDRVLFGWYDPKSQTFELVGDSHAQILTIQPRKFQSNSSIDIAACLQQTEALHLLFVDAELEQTPLELKAHAYLALPIPLLDGCCGYLIGLHAHYLSQLDRELLKAVVDQLAVAITQAQLYNQTQQQITLLNQTLTKLNHTQLQLVQSEKMSSLGQMVAGIAHEINNPVNFIYGNLTHASSYIQDLLELIELYQEQYPQPTPQIQDKAEDMELEFLKEDLSKLLASMQVGAQRIRDIVYSLRVFSRLDESEVKDVDIHQGIDSTLMLLQNRLKAKPDHPAIEVVKEYGQLPKIECHAGQLNQVFMNLLSNAIDAIEEFNFKRSYQDRQANPGRITIRTQVLASKQIAIRIADNGAGIAEDIQQRLFDPFFTTKAVGKGTGMGLAISYQIVTETHGGQLRCISAPGRGAEFAIEIPIQQSPQPS, encoded by the coding sequence GTGTCCATCCTAAACAACCAGGCTAACTCAGCTAGCCAAAAAAGTAGCCGGGAAGCATTTCCCAAATTGGGGAAATTCAATTTTTCTAAAGCGTTTTGGTCAAGGCTGCCAAAAAAGCAGCATCGCTACAAGCAAAGATGGCAACCTCGTGACCTAATTGTTTTATCGATACTGGCAGGGTCAACTTTGGGGGTGAGTGCGATCGCTGTAGTTAGCTATCAGGTTGTGCGGGGACTGATTCTGGAGAACCTCCAGCAACAAGCCTTACTGAAAGTCCAGCAGGGACGAGATGAGATTGACCAGTGGCTATCTAATCGGAAGACTGAGGTAGAGATGCTGGCGAACAGTCCCCTCGTGCGCTCTATAGATTGGTCAGTCGCCCAGCCTTATTTAAAGTGGGAATTGCAACGGTTTAAAGAAATTCACCAGCTGTCAATTGTCAACTCCGAGGGTTGGGGTGCGAATACCAGCGTCGGTCCTCATCGCAAAAATATTAAAGACCGGGAATGGTTTATCAAGGCAATTTCAGGGCAAGTCAGTGCCGCGAATCCCGTAGTCAGTCGCACCACAGGCCTTCTACAAATCAATATCAGCGCTCCAATTATGGGGGATTCAGGGACTCAAGTGCTGGGAGCAATGGGTGGAGCGATTAAAGTTGACCGAGTGATTCAGGTAGTCAGCAGGCTCCAAGAGGGAGCTGGCAGCTATGCCTTTGCACTCAACTCCACAGGGGTGGCGATTGCCCATCCTGACCCCAAGATGATTGGCTCCGCAGAGCATGAGGCACCCAGCTTCTTACAATCTTCCAATCCGGCACTGGCAGCGATCGCTCAGCACATGGTTGCCAAACAAGCGGGGATTGAACTAATACGAGTCAATGACAGATGGAACTACGTTGCCTACGTGCCCCTAAAGGAAGCGGATTGGTCAATTGCGCTGGTTATTCCTCGCCAGAATATCGAATCTAACTTAGGCGCACTCAACCTCTTGGCGACCGTTTTAGGCGGATTGTTGCTTATTGCCCTGATTGGTGCATGGCGACAGGTGCAGCTGTTTGAGCAAACCCGCACTCGTGCCGAGCAGGAAGCTCTACTGAATCGTTTGGTGTGTCGTATCCGAGAATCTTTAGAGCTACAAACCATTGTTCAGACGACGGTAACAGAACTGGCAACGTTGACACAGCTTGATAGAGTGCTGTTTGGCTGGTACGATCCCAAATCCCAAACTTTTGAGCTGGTTGGCGATTCTCACGCCCAAATATTAACGATTCAGCCAAGAAAGTTTCAATCCAATTCATCTATAGACATAGCAGCTTGTCTACAGCAGACAGAGGCACTTCATCTGTTGTTTGTTGATGCTGAGTTAGAGCAAACACCTCTAGAGTTGAAAGCTCACGCCTATCTTGCACTCCCCATCCCGCTTCTAGATGGCTGCTGCGGCTATCTCATTGGTTTGCACGCTCATTACCTGAGTCAACTAGATCGGGAATTACTCAAAGCGGTTGTAGATCAGCTAGCAGTTGCTATTACTCAGGCTCAGCTGTATAACCAAACGCAACAACAGATTACACTGCTCAACCAAACGCTGACCAAACTTAACCACACCCAACTCCAGCTAGTACAGAGCGAGAAAATGTCTAGTTTAGGTCAGATGGTGGCAGGCATTGCCCACGAAATCAATAATCCAGTCAACTTTATCTACGGCAACCTTACTCATGCCAGCTCTTACATCCAAGATTTACTAGAGTTGATTGAGCTGTACCAAGAGCAGTATCCTCAGCCCACGCCCCAGATTCAAGACAAAGCAGAGGACATGGAACTGGAATTTCTCAAAGAAGATTTATCCAAACTCCTTGCCTCGATGCAAGTTGGCGCTCAGCGTATTCGTGATATTGTTTACTCGCTGCGTGTGTTTTCCCGTTTGGATGAATCAGAAGTCAAGGATGTGGATATTCACCAGGGCATTGATAGCACGCTGATGCTTTTGCAAAACCGTCTTAAGGCGAAGCCAGATCATCCAGCCATTGAAGTTGTCAAGGAGTATGGTCAGTTACCTAAAATTGAGTGCCATGCCGGACAACTCAACCAGGTATTTATGAACCTCCTCAGCAACGCGATTGATGCTATAGAGGAGTTTAACTTCAAGCGCAGCTACCAAGACCGGCAAGCCAACCCCGGTCGAATTACAATTCGCACGCAAGTTTTGGCATCAAAACAAATTGCGATTCGGATTGCAGATAATGGAGCGGGGATTGCTGAAGATATTCAGCAACGGTTATTTGACCCGTTCTTCACCACCAAGGCGGTTGGAAAGGGAACCGGGATGGGATTAGCGATTAGCTATCAGATAGTGACAGAGACACATGGGGGACAGTTGCGGTGCATTTCGGCACCGGGACGAGGAGCAGAATTTGCGATCGAGATTCCCATCCAACAATCACCGCAACCATCGTAG
- a CDS encoding helix-turn-helix domain-containing protein — MAGLVRETRPRLELSQEKFATLLGVSFHSVNRWENKRTCPLPLGWKQIETLLQS; from the coding sequence GTGGCGGGGTTAGTCCGCGAGACTCGCCCGCGGCTTGAACTTTCACAGGAAAAGTTCGCAACGCTACTTGGGGTATCGTTCCATAGTGTGAATCGATGGGAAAACAAACGAACGTGCCCCTTACCACTCGGTTGGAAGCAGATTGAAACACTGCTGCAATCATAA
- a CDS encoding diguanylate cyclase — translation MTDMTPAHQAEERYVLAVNAGQVGLWDWDLQTGEMYLTASWKAMLGYREDEIDNRIEAWLHLVHPDQREWVMTAASIYLEGLTPQYEIEHRMIHKNGNIRWFLCRGIAFRDEQGIPYRMAGSITDITERKRTEEALQESEYRYYTLAKMSPVGIFHTDVEGNCLYVNERWRELAGLTLAEALGEGWTKALHPDDRDRVISEWKQAIIENRRFASEYRFGRADGVVTWVFGQAVAEQGVAGTTVGFIGTLTDITERKQAEEALRLQVLREQLIGAMLERIRQSLNLSEILNTTVAEVRQFLACDRVIIYRFEAGWRGVVAVESVDPNWTSMLGTPVYDPCFKEKYAQLYQQSRVQAIADIYNSGLGQCHIDVLEQFQVKANLVVPILQGQQLWGLLIAHHCSQPRHWQPWEIDLLSSLAMQVGIAIQQGQLYEQLEAANQKLQRLATLDGLTGLPNRRRFDEYLDQEWRRLRREKVPLSLILCDIDFFKLYNDTYGHQAGDTCLITVASAIAQAVKRPADLVARYGGEEFAVILPNTTQNGALQVAEEIRVAVQDLKIVHSHSLVSQYVTLSLGVATTVPDCDTSPEILLKTADEALYQAKALGRDRVSRCCS, via the coding sequence ATGACGGACATGACTCCTGCTCACCAGGCAGAGGAACGCTATGTCCTAGCCGTTAATGCCGGTCAAGTAGGACTTTGGGACTGGGATCTCCAAACTGGTGAAATGTATCTCACCGCTAGCTGGAAAGCGATGCTGGGCTATCGCGAAGACGAAATTGACAACCGTATAGAGGCTTGGCTCCATCTGGTACATCCGGATCAGCGGGAATGGGTGATGACGGCTGCAAGTATTTATCTCGAAGGGTTGACACCCCAGTATGAAATCGAACATCGGATGATCCACAAGAATGGCAATATCCGGTGGTTTCTCTGTCGGGGGATTGCATTTCGAGATGAGCAAGGCATACCTTATCGTATGGCAGGGTCAATCACTGATATCACCGAGCGCAAGCGAACCGAGGAAGCGCTTCAGGAAAGCGAGTATCGGTATTACACCTTAGCTAAAATGTCGCCGGTAGGGATTTTCCACACAGATGTAGAAGGGAACTGTTTGTATGTCAACGAGCGCTGGCGCGAACTGGCAGGATTGACCCTGGCGGAAGCACTCGGAGAAGGTTGGACGAAAGCGCTGCATCCCGACGATCGCGATCGCGTCATCAGCGAATGGAAGCAGGCGATAATAGAAAACCGGCGATTTGCCTCAGAGTATCGGTTTGGGCGTGCGGATGGAGTCGTCACCTGGGTGTTTGGTCAGGCGGTGGCGGAACAAGGAGTAGCCGGTACGACGGTTGGTTTTATTGGCACGCTCACCGATATCACCGAACGCAAGCAGGCGGAGGAGGCACTGCGACTGCAAGTTCTCAGGGAGCAACTGATAGGGGCGATGCTAGAGCGCATCCGTCAGTCTCTCAATCTCAGCGAGATTCTGAACACGACGGTGGCAGAAGTGCGGCAATTTCTAGCGTGCGACCGGGTGATTATTTATCGTTTCGAGGCTGGCTGGCGCGGGGTTGTGGCGGTGGAGTCTGTAGATCCCAATTGGACTTCGATGCTGGGAACTCCCGTCTACGATCCCTGTTTTAAGGAAAAGTACGCCCAGCTGTATCAGCAGAGTCGGGTTCAAGCGATCGCAGATATTTACAACTCAGGACTGGGTCAGTGTCATATCGATGTGCTGGAGCAGTTTCAGGTTAAAGCGAACTTAGTCGTTCCGATTCTGCAAGGGCAACAGTTGTGGGGGTTGCTGATTGCTCATCATTGTTCGCAACCCCGACATTGGCAACCGTGGGAAATCGATCTGCTCTCTTCTTTGGCGATGCAGGTGGGTATTGCGATTCAACAAGGGCAACTCTATGAACAATTGGAGGCAGCTAACCAAAAGTTGCAGCGCCTTGCGACTTTGGACGGTCTGACGGGTCTGCCGAACCGACGCCGGTTTGATGAGTACCTAGATCAGGAGTGGCGGCGTCTGAGACGAGAAAAAGTGCCCCTGTCTCTGATCTTGTGCGATATTGATTTTTTCAAACTCTACAATGACACCTATGGTCATCAAGCCGGGGATACTTGTTTAATTACCGTCGCCAGTGCGATCGCTCAAGCTGTCAAGCGACCCGCGGATTTAGTCGCTCGATACGGGGGCGAAGAATTTGCCGTAATTTTGCCCAACACTACACAAAATGGGGCATTGCAAGTGGCAGAAGAGATTCGAGTGGCAGTGCAAGACTTAAAGATTGTCCATAGCCATTCTTTAGTTAGTCAGTATGTGACGCTGAGTTTGGGCGTTGCGACTACGGTTCCCGACTGCGATACTTCACCAGAAATATTGTTAAAGACAGCGGATGAGGCGCTTTATCAGGCAAAAGCTCTGGGACGCGATCGCGTTAGCCGATGCTGCTCTTAG